The genomic stretch CATCGACCTGGTCGACGAGGCCTCGAGCCGCCTGCGCATCGAAATCGACTCCATGCCCACCGAGCTGGACGACGTGCGCCGGAAGATGACGCAGCTCCAGATTGAGCGGGAGGGCCTGCGCAAGGAGACGGACCCGCACTCGCAGGAGCGCCTGGGCCAGATTGAGAAGGAGCTGGCCAACCTGAGCGAGAAGTTCAACGCGCTCAAGGTGCACTGGGACGCGGAGAAGACGGCCATTGGCGCCATCCGCGGCCTGAAGGAGAAGCAGGAGAAGGCGAAGAACGACCAGGCGGCGGCCGAGCGTCAGGGCGACCTGAACCGCGCGGCGGAGCTGAAGTTCGGCGTCATCCCCTCGCTCGACAAGGAGCTGAAGGCACAGAACGAGAAGCTGACCGAGCTGCAGAAGAACCAGAAGTTCCTCAAGGAGGAAGTCGACGCGGAGGACATCGCGCAGGTGGTGGCCAAGTGGACGGGCATCCCCGTCTCGCGGCTGATGGAAGGCGAGGTCCAGAAGCTGGTCCACATGGAGGACCGACTGGCGAACCGGGTGATTGGCCAGCGCAGCGCCATCGAGGCGGTGTCCAACGCCGTGCGCCGCGCGCGCAGCGGACTGCAGGACCCCAACCGCCCCATCGGCTCGTTCATCTTCCTGGGCCCCACGGGCGTGGGCAAGACGGAGACGGCCAAGGCGCTGGCGGAGTTCCTCTTCGATGACGACTCGGCCATGGTCCGCATCGACATGTCCGAGTACATGGAGAAGCACTCCGTGGCCCGGCTGGTGGGCGCGCCTCCGGGGTACGTCGGCTACGAGGAAGGCGGCCAGCTCACCGAGGCGGTGCGCCGGCGGCCGTACACGGTGGTCCTCTTCGACGAAATCGAGAAGGCGCACCACGACGTCTTCAACGTGCTGCTCCAGATTCTCGACGAGGGCCGGCTGACGGACAGTCAGGGCCGCACGGTGGACTTCAAGAACACGGTGCTCATCCTGACGTCCAACATCGGTTCGCAGGACATCCAGGCCGGCATGGCCGGCAAGGAGGAGTTGGATGAGCGCACTCGCAACGAGGTGATGGACGCGCTGCGCGCGCACTTCCGGCCGGAGTTCCTCAACCGCGTGGACGAGGTCGTCATCTTCGAGCCGCTGCGGAAGAAGGACATCTACCGCATCGTGGACCTGCAGTTGGCGCGGCTGTCCAAGCTGCTGGCCGACAAGCGGCTGACGCTGGAGCTGACGGAGAAGGCGCGCGAGCTGCTCGCCGAGCGCGGCTACGACCCGACGTACGGCGCGCGGCCCCTGAAGCGCGCGGTTCAGAAGAACCTGCTGGACCCCCTGGCCCTCAAGGTCCTGGGCGGCGAGTTCGTCCCGGGCGACCACATCCAGGCGGATGCGGGCCCGGACGGACTCACCTTCGCCAAGGTGCTGGTGGACACCTCGAAGAACGTGAAGCGCTCGGCCTGAGCCCGGGCGTCCACGGATGTGCCCCGGCCCGGCGTCATGGCTTGACGCCGGGCCGCATGCCGCGCGAAGAGCCCCGGTCATGAAGCCCTGGGAGACGCTGGAGCGCGCAGAAGTCCCGGACGTGGGGGAAGTCACCCTGGTCCGGCGCGGAGACGAGTATGTCTTCCGCGTGCGGGGACAGACGCTGATGTCCAGCCGGCAGCACGGCTCCGAGGAAGCGCTGGCGGACGCCGGCTGTGAAGGGCTGGCGGGCCGGAGCGGCGTCCGGGTGCTCGTGGGGGGGCTGGGCTTTGGCTACACCGCCCGCGCGGTGCTGGACCGGCTGGGCCCCGACGCGCGTGTCACGGTGGCGGAGCTGCTCCCCGTGGTGGTGACGTGGAACCGGGGGCTGCTCGCGCCGCTGGCCGGGGCGCCCCTGGAGGACCCGCGCGTCACCGTGGTGGAGTTCGACGTGGGCAAGCACATGGCCCGGCAGTCCGGGACCTATGACGTCATCCTGCTCGACGTGGACAACGGGCCCACCGCCCTCACCCACCCCGACAACCACGGCCTCTATGGGCGCGTGGGGCTGGCACACGCCGTCCAGGCGCTGCGGCCAGGAGGCATGCTGGGCGTGTGGAGCGCCGGGCCCTCCCCCGCCTTCGAGCGCCGCATGGAACAGGCGGGCTTCACCGTCCAGGTGCTGCACCCGGCGGCCCATGGCACCAAGGGGACGCGGCACACCCTGTTCATGGGCAAGCGGAGGCCCCAGGGACGGCGTTAGTAGGGGCCCCATGATTCCTTTCTCCGTCCTTGACCTCTCGCCCGTCACGCAGGGCTCCACCGCGGCCGACGCGCTCCGGAACACGCTGGACCTGGCACGGCACGCGGAGGACTGGGGCTTCAAGCGCTTCTGGCTGGCCGAGCACCACAACATGACGGGCATCGCCAGCGCGGCGACGTCCGTGGTCATCGGCTACGTGGCCGGGGGGACGAAGAGCATCCGGGTGGGTTCGGGCGGCGTCATGCTGCCGAATCACGCGCCGCTGATCATCGCGGAGCAGTTCGGCACGCTGGAGACGCTCTACCCGGGGCGCATCGACCTGGGGCTCGGCCGAGCGCCGGGCACGGACACGCTGACGGCGCGCGCCCTGCGGCGGGACCTGGCGGCGAGCGCGGACACCTTTCCCCAGGACGTCGTGGAGCTGAAGTCGTACTTCGAGCCCACCGAGCCGGGGCAGCTCATCCAGGCGGTACCGGGCGCGGGCTTGAAGGTGCCCATCTGGCTGCTCGGCTCCAGCCTGTTCAGCGCGCAGCTCGCGGCGATGCTGGGCATGCCGTTCGCCTTCGCCTCCCACTTCGCGCCGGAAGCCCTGCTTCAGGCCCTGGACATCTACCGGGAGCGCTTCAAGCCGTCCGAGTCGCTTGAGCGGCCCTATGCCATGGCCTGTGTGAATGTCTTCGCGGCGGATACGGATGCGGAGGCACAGCGCCTCTTCACTTCCGTGCAGCAGCAGTTCATCCGCCTGCGCCGCGG from Myxococcus xanthus encodes the following:
- the clpB gene encoding ATP-dependent chaperone ClpB, with the protein product MRLDKYTVKAQEAIHEGQTLARRADNPQYEPEHLAAALLGQKDGIVDPLLRKIGADVKLFAARLGEALQKLPRMQGGESAMLGQRLLKTFDKAEDEAKSLKDEFISSEHLLLALTHDKGAVGEVMKSSGVTRERVLSGLKDVRGSGRVTSQDAEATYQALEKYGRDLTEAARAGKLDPVIGRDEEIRRCVQVLSRRTKNNPVLIGEPGVGKTAIAEGLARRIVDGDVPEGLKNKRLVSLDLGAMVAGAKYRGEFEERLKAVLKEIADAAGEVILFIDELHTLVGAGKAEGAMDAGNMLKPALARGELHCIGATTLDEYRKHIEKDAALERRFQPVMVGEPSVHDTISILRGLKERYEVHHGVRIQDNALVAAATLSHRYIADRFLPDKAIDLVDEASSRLRIEIDSMPTELDDVRRKMTQLQIEREGLRKETDPHSQERLGQIEKELANLSEKFNALKVHWDAEKTAIGAIRGLKEKQEKAKNDQAAAERQGDLNRAAELKFGVIPSLDKELKAQNEKLTELQKNQKFLKEEVDAEDIAQVVAKWTGIPVSRLMEGEVQKLVHMEDRLANRVIGQRSAIEAVSNAVRRARSGLQDPNRPIGSFIFLGPTGVGKTETAKALAEFLFDDDSAMVRIDMSEYMEKHSVARLVGAPPGYVGYEEGGQLTEAVRRRPYTVVLFDEIEKAHHDVFNVLLQILDEGRLTDSQGRTVDFKNTVLILTSNIGSQDIQAGMAGKEELDERTRNEVMDALRAHFRPEFLNRVDEVVIFEPLRKKDIYRIVDLQLARLSKLLADKRLTLELTEKARELLAERGYDPTYGARPLKRAVQKNLLDPLALKVLGGEFVPGDHIQADAGPDGLTFAKVLVDTSKNVKRSA
- a CDS encoding LLM class flavin-dependent oxidoreductase, producing the protein MIPFSVLDLSPVTQGSTAADALRNTLDLARHAEDWGFKRFWLAEHHNMTGIASAATSVVIGYVAGGTKSIRVGSGGVMLPNHAPLIIAEQFGTLETLYPGRIDLGLGRAPGTDTLTARALRRDLAASADTFPQDVVELKSYFEPTEPGQLIQAVPGAGLKVPIWLLGSSLFSAQLAAMLGMPFAFASHFAPEALLQALDIYRERFKPSESLERPYAMACVNVFAADTDAEAQRLFTSVQQQFIRLRRGTPGQLPPPVDDIDSVASPVDRASADHALKYSIIGAPDTVQQGLASFIRLTGVDELMVTGMVYDHAARLRSFELTAQAHKKLSEAEAARTA